The sequence CCGATAATTTGCAGATGGCTCGCGGTGTAAGTCGCCGGATCGAGAATATCGGTGGGGTTGGCGCCGTTGAGGCCGACGATGAGATGGCCGCCGCGCTTCGGAGTTTCCGCTTTGGCGTTTTGCGGCAACATGCTGCCGGCAAGCGAAGCAGAGACGCCCAGCGCCAGCGCCCGCTTCATAAAATCGCGGCGGCTGACGCTATCGTCGGCCGACATCGCTTCGAGATTTACTCGGTCACGCATCTTAGTGGCCCCTTACGTCGGTGTATTACGGCGCCGACGCGGGACCAGCAGCGGCTCGTGAACATGCAAGATCATTCACGATTGGTTCTCCCTTCCCAACGACAACAAACTGCACCCACGCCGACAAATCGATTATGCACTGCTGAGGAGGTATAAGTGACTTACGTGTCGGTATGCCGACGTAAGACGACCGGTTATTGAATTTTTACGACATTGGGACGGGCGGTAGCCGGCGCATGCCATCGATGCGCCGACATGAGTGCCGGCGAGGAGCAAAGGGTTGGGTAAAAAAACTAACTTAATCGCGAATAGCGTTAGTTTTTTCTTTCAGCTTGCTCGGCGGCCAGCACTTTCACCGCATCGGCCACGATCTGCTTTAAGTCGTTATGGCCACCTTGCACGTGCGCAACAATTGCACGCCGCATACGTGGATCCCAAAAACGCCGCAGGTGATCGGCAACGCCGGCAACGGCTTCGTTGCGATCGGGCTGGGATTCGAAGAAGGCGCCGATCTGATTCGCCATCGTCACTAAATGTTCTACGTTCATGCGCAGTCGAGACTCTGATTAGTTTGAATTCGTTCCGGCCCGGCATAAACCGTATGGCCGTGTTGGCGTGCGAAGCCGACTAGCGTTAGTCCGCTCTGCTGAGCCAAACGGATAGCGAGACCGGTAGGTGCGGAAATAGCCGCCAATAACGGGATACCAACGG comes from Gammaproteobacteria bacterium and encodes:
- a CDS encoding formate dehydrogenase subunit delta — its product is MNVEHLVTMANQIGAFFESQPDRNEAVAGVADHLRRFWDPRMRRAIVAHVQGGHNDLKQIVADAVKVLAAEQAERKN